The Claveliimonas bilis genome window below encodes:
- a CDS encoding phosphoglycerate kinase codes for MLNKKSVDDINVKGKKVLVRCDFNVPLIDGKITDENRLVAALPTIKKLIGDGGKVILCSHLGKPKGQAVPELSLAPVAKRLSELLGQEVKFAADPEVVGPNAKAAVEAMKDGEVVLLENTRYRAEETKNEDTFSKELASLCDVFVNDAFGTAHRAHCSNVGVTKYVDTAVVGYLMQKEIDFLGNAVNNPERPFVAILGGAKVSSKISVIENLIDKVDVLIIGGGMAYTFAKSKGGKIGTSLCEDDYLEYAENMVKKAEEKGVRLLLPVDNRIGDEFSNDANIQIVPTGEIPDGWEGMDIGPETEKIFTDAVKDAKTVVWNGPMGCFEMPNFAHGTEAVAKALAETDAVTIIGGGDSAAAVNQLGYGDKMTHISTGGGASLEFLEGKELPGVAAANDK; via the coding sequence ATGCTTAATAAAAAATCTGTAGATGATATCAATGTAAAAGGGAAAAAGGTCCTTGTAAGATGTGATTTCAATGTACCGCTTATCGATGGAAAGATTACGGATGAGAATCGTCTTGTTGCAGCCCTTCCGACAATTAAGAAGCTGATCGGAGACGGCGGAAAGGTGATTCTTTGTTCTCATTTGGGTAAACCGAAGGGACAGGCAGTGCCGGAACTGTCTCTTGCACCGGTTGCAAAGCGTTTGTCAGAGCTGTTAGGACAGGAAGTGAAATTTGCGGCTGATCCGGAGGTTGTAGGACCAAATGCAAAAGCTGCTGTTGAAGCCATGAAAGATGGAGAAGTTGTTCTTTTGGAGAATACACGTTACAGAGCGGAAGAAACGAAAAATGAAGATACATTTTCAAAAGAGCTTGCTTCCCTGTGCGACGTATTTGTAAATGACGCTTTTGGTACTGCTCATAGAGCACACTGCTCAAATGTTGGAGTGACAAAATATGTAGATACTGCAGTAGTTGGTTATCTTATGCAAAAAGAAATTGATTTCCTCGGAAATGCAGTCAACAATCCGGAGAGACCATTTGTGGCAATTCTGGGCGGTGCAAAAGTTTCCAGCAAGATTTCTGTTATTGAAAACCTGATCGATAAAGTGGACGTTTTGATCATCGGCGGAGGAATGGCATATACTTTCGCAAAATCCAAGGGAGGAAAGATCGGAACATCTCTTTGTGAGGACGATTATCTGGAATATGCAGAGAACATGGTAAAGAAAGCAGAGGAAAAAGGTGTAAGACTGCTTCTTCCGGTTGATAATCGTATCGGAGATGAATTTTCTAACGATGCAAATATCCAGATTGTACCGACAGGAGAAATCCCGGATGGCTGGGAAGGAATGGATATCGGACCGGAAACAGAGAAGATTTTTACAGATGCAGTGAAAGATGCAAAGACAGTTGTATGGAATGGTCCTATGGGATGTTTTGAAATGCCGAATTTTGCTCACGGAACGGAGGCAGTTGCGAAAGCGCTTGCGGAAACAGATGCTGTGACGATCATCGGAGGAGGAGATTCTGCAGCAGCTGTAAATCAGTTGGGATACGGTGACAAGATGACACATATCTCTACAGGTGGCGGCGCATCTTTGGAATTTTTGGAAGGAAAAGAACTTCCGGGCGTAGCAGCAGCTAACGATAAGTAA
- the gap gene encoding type I glyceraldehyde-3-phosphate dehydrogenase — translation MAVKVAINGFGRIGRLAFRQMFGAEGYEVVAINDLTSPKMLAHLLKYDSSQGKYALADKVEATDDSIIVDGKEIKIYAKANAEELPWGEIGVDVVLECTGFYTSKDKASAHIKAGARKVVISAPAGNDLPTIVYNVNHETLKPEDTVISAASCTTNCLAPMAKALNDLAPIKSGIMCTIHAYTGDQMTLDGPQRKGDLRRSRAAACNIVPNSTGAAKAIGLVIPELNGKLIGAAQRVPTPTGSTTILTAVVEGNVTVDQINAAMKAAATESFGYNTDEIVSSDIVGMRYGSLFDATQTMVLPLENGTTEVQVVSWYDNENSYTSQMVRTIKYFSELA, via the coding sequence ATGGCAGTAAAAGTAGCAATCAATGGTTTTGGACGTATCGGACGTCTTGCTTTCAGACAGATGTTTGGAGCTGAAGGGTATGAAGTAGTTGCGATCAATGACCTGACAAGCCCAAAAATGTTAGCTCACCTGTTGAAATATGACTCTTCACAGGGAAAATATGCTCTGGCTGATAAAGTAGAAGCTACAGATGATTCTATCATTGTTGATGGAAAAGAGATCAAGATCTACGCAAAAGCAAATGCAGAAGAGCTTCCATGGGGAGAGATCGGAGTAGACGTTGTTCTGGAATGTACAGGCTTCTATACATCTAAAGATAAAGCATCTGCTCATATTAAAGCAGGAGCTAGAAAGGTTGTTATTTCTGCACCAGCAGGAAACGATCTGCCGACTATCGTATATAATGTAAACCATGAAACACTGAAACCGGAAGATACAGTTATTTCTGCAGCTTCCTGTACAACAAACTGTCTTGCACCAATGGCTAAGGCTCTGAATGATCTTGCACCGATCAAATCCGGTATTATGTGTACAATCCACGCTTACACAGGCGATCAGATGACACTGGACGGACCACAGAGAAAAGGTGACTTAAGAAGATCACGTGCTGCTGCATGCAATATCGTTCCAAACAGCACAGGAGCTGCTAAGGCAATCGGTCTTGTTATTCCGGAACTGAACGGAAAACTGATCGGAGCTGCACAGAGAGTTCCAACCCCGACAGGATCCACAACAATCCTGACAGCAGTTGTAGAAGGAAATGTAACAGTTGATCAGATCAACGCTGCAATGAAAGCTGCTGCTACAGAATCCTTCGGATACAACACAGATGAAATCGTATCCAGCGATATCGTAGGAATGAGATATGGTTCTCTGTTTGATGCAACACAGACAATGGTACTTCCATTAGAGAATGGAACAACAGAAGTACAGGTTGTTTCCTGGTATGACAATGAAAATTCATACACAAGCCAGATGGTAAGAACAATCAAATACTTCTCTGAATTAGCATAA
- a CDS encoding histidinol-phosphatase HisJ family protein, whose amino-acid sequence MRADVHMHTSFSHDSKSAPEEMIQKSIEKGLEVICFTDHYDKDYLGWGEESVFDVEKYFKVLEPLREKYRDRLDIRIGVELGMQPHLGGFFTELTKQYPFDFVIGSLHVIDGEDPALGTLFNGKSDEEVYRRAFVEMLEDIRSTPDFDVLGHIDYVVRYGNGKAEGYSYQKYADEIDEILKAVIERGKGIELNMAGLKYGLPFAHPHPDILKRYRELGGEIITVGADGHCPEHIAYDFHKADDILKSCGFRYYTEFKERKPVFKVLT is encoded by the coding sequence ATGAGGGCGGATGTACACATGCATACTTCCTTTTCCCATGATTCTAAGAGCGCTCCGGAAGAGATGATACAAAAATCCATCGAAAAGGGGCTGGAGGTGATCTGCTTTACAGATCACTATGACAAGGACTATCTCGGATGGGGAGAGGAAAGCGTTTTCGATGTAGAAAAATATTTTAAAGTACTGGAACCTCTTAGGGAAAAATACAGAGACAGGCTGGATATACGGATTGGGGTAGAACTTGGAATGCAGCCCCATCTGGGCGGATTTTTTACAGAGTTGACAAAGCAGTACCCGTTTGACTTTGTGATAGGCTCCCTGCATGTGATCGACGGGGAAGATCCGGCGCTTGGGACGCTTTTTAACGGAAAAAGTGATGAAGAAGTATACCGGAGAGCTTTTGTGGAGATGCTGGAAGATATACGCAGCACCCCGGATTTCGATGTGCTTGGACATATTGATTATGTGGTGAGATACGGAAACGGCAAAGCAGAGGGATATTCTTATCAAAAATACGCAGATGAGATCGATGAAATCCTGAAAGCGGTTATAGAGCGGGGGAAAGGAATAGAATTGAACATGGCGGGACTGAAATACGGGCTGCCTTTTGCCCACCCCCACCCGGATATTCTGAAGCGTTACCGGGAACTTGGCGGAGAAATCATCACAGTAGGGGCAGACGGACACTGCCCGGAACATATAGCCTATGATTTCCATAAGGCAGACGATATCCTGAAATCCTGCGGATTCCGGTATTACACGGAATTTAAGGAAAGAAAGCCTGTTTTCAAAGTACTTACATAA
- the mnmA gene encoding tRNA 2-thiouridine(34) synthase MnmA, whose translation MEKKRVVVGMSGGVDSSVAAWLLKEQGYDVIGVTMQIWQDEEEKLQEENGGCCGLTAVDDARRVAASLDIPYYVMNFKREFKENVIDYFVDEYIGGRTPNPCIACNRFVKWESLLKRSMDIGVDYIATGHYARVEQLPNGRYAVRTSATGRKDQTYALYNLTQEQLKRTLMPVGGYTKEEIREMAAKMNLPVAHKPDSQDICFVPDGDYASFIEKTADQTFPQGNFVLADGTIVGRHNGIIHYTVGQRKGLGVAMGYPVFVLAIRPETNEVVLGKAEESLSRYVRADRINFMSVEDLKEPKKVWAKIRYNHKGAWCTVERTGEDEILCTFDEPLRAAAPGQAVVLYDGEYVLGGGTIINNQ comes from the coding sequence ATGGAGAAGAAGAGGGTTGTAGTAGGCATGTCGGGAGGAGTGGATTCCTCCGTGGCTGCCTGGCTTTTAAAAGAACAGGGATATGACGTGATCGGAGTCACCATGCAGATCTGGCAGGATGAAGAGGAGAAACTTCAGGAGGAGAACGGCGGCTGCTGCGGTCTTACGGCGGTGGATGATGCAAGGAGGGTAGCGGCCAGCCTTGACATTCCTTATTATGTCATGAATTTTAAAAGAGAATTTAAAGAGAATGTGATCGACTATTTTGTAGATGAATATATTGGCGGCAGGACTCCGAATCCCTGTATCGCCTGCAATCGTTTTGTGAAATGGGAGTCTCTTCTGAAAAGAAGCATGGATATTGGAGTAGACTATATTGCCACAGGGCATTATGCCAGAGTCGAGCAGCTTCCCAACGGACGCTATGCAGTGCGTACTTCCGCTACCGGAAGGAAGGATCAGACATACGCGCTCTATAATCTGACGCAGGAGCAGCTTAAGAGGACGCTGATGCCGGTGGGCGGATATACAAAGGAAGAAATTCGGGAAATGGCCGCAAAAATGAACCTGCCCGTGGCGCATAAGCCGGACAGCCAGGACATTTGTTTTGTGCCGGATGGAGATTATGCTTCCTTTATTGAGAAAACGGCAGACCAGACATTCCCGCAGGGAAATTTTGTTTTGGCAGACGGAACAATTGTAGGGCGTCATAACGGGATCATTCATTATACAGTAGGGCAAAGGAAAGGACTGGGAGTAGCTATGGGCTATCCGGTCTTTGTGCTGGCTATCCGCCCGGAAACCAATGAAGTGGTGCTGGGAAAGGCAGAAGAGTCGCTTTCCAGATACGTAAGGGCTGACCGGATCAATTTTATGTCAGTGGAAGATTTAAAGGAGCCAAAAAAAGTCTGGGCAAAAATACGCTACAATCATAAAGGGGCCTGGTGTACTGTAGAAAGGACAGGGGAAGATGAGATCCTTTGTACTTTTGACGAGCCTCTTCGCGCCGCGGCGCCCGGACAGGCGGTAGTGCTCTATGACGGAGAATATGTCCTGGGAGGCGGGACGATCATAAACAATCAATAA
- the nifU gene encoding Fe-S cluster assembly scaffold protein NifU → MYTEKVMDHFQHPRNMGEIENASGVGTVGNAKCGDIMRIYLDIDENQIIRDVKFKTFGCGAAVATSSMATELVKGKNIQEAMEVTNKAVMEALDGLPPVKVHCSLLAEEAIHAALWDYAEKNGIKIEGLEKPKSDIHEGEEEEEEEY, encoded by the coding sequence ATGTATACAGAAAAGGTAATGGATCATTTTCAGCATCCAAGAAATATGGGAGAAATTGAGAACGCCAGCGGCGTTGGAACAGTAGGAAACGCAAAGTGCGGAGATATCATGAGAATCTACCTGGATATTGATGAGAACCAGATCATCCGGGATGTCAAGTTTAAGACATTCGGCTGCGGAGCGGCAGTTGCCACAAGCAGTATGGCTACAGAGCTGGTGAAAGGAAAGAACATCCAGGAGGCCATGGAAGTAACGAATAAAGCGGTAATGGAAGCTCTGGACGGGCTTCCGCCGGTGAAGGTACACTGTTCTCTTCTGGCGGAGGAAGCCATTCATGCAGCGCTTTGGGATTACGCGGAAAAGAATGGTATTAAAATAGAAGGACTGGAAAAGCCGAAATCCGATATCCACGAAGGAGAGGAAGAGGAAGAAGAGGAATACTAG
- the nifS gene encoding cysteine desulfurase NifS — MEKLIYLDNAATTKTAPEVVEAMLPYFTENYGNPSSVYSFASKNKDAVTRQREIIAEALGAKSNEIYFTAGGSESDNWALKATAEAYGEKGKHIITTKIEHHAILHTAEYLERKGFEVTYLDVDENGTVHPEEVEKAIRPDTILISVMFANNEIGTIEPIKEIGKIASEHGILFHTDAVQAFGQVPINVDECHIDMLSASGHKLNGPKGIGFLYIRKGVKIRSFIHGGGQERKRRAGTENVPGIIGLGKAVERAVNTMDVRARKETELRDYLIGRVLDEIPYTKLNGERTKRLPNNANFSFRFIEGESLLIMLDMKGICASSGSACTSGSLDPSHVLLAIGLPHEIAHGSLRLTLSDETTKEDIDYVVDALKEIVSKLRDMSPLYEDFVKKNK; from the coding sequence ATGGAAAAACTGATTTATTTAGATAATGCAGCAACAACAAAAACAGCGCCGGAAGTAGTGGAGGCTATGCTTCCTTATTTTACGGAGAATTATGGAAATCCGTCCAGTGTATACAGTTTTGCTTCCAAAAACAAGGATGCAGTGACAAGGCAAAGAGAGATCATCGCTGAAGCGCTGGGAGCGAAGAGCAATGAGATTTACTTTACAGCCGGTGGTTCGGAATCCGACAACTGGGCCCTGAAAGCAACGGCGGAAGCATATGGAGAAAAAGGAAAACACATTATTACTACAAAAATAGAGCATCATGCTATTCTCCATACGGCAGAGTATCTGGAAAGAAAAGGATTTGAAGTGACTTATCTGGATGTGGATGAAAATGGAACCGTGCATCCGGAAGAAGTTGAGAAGGCTATCCGCCCGGATACCATCCTTATTTCTGTTATGTTTGCAAATAATGAGATCGGAACGATTGAACCTATTAAGGAAATCGGGAAGATTGCCAGTGAACACGGCATTTTATTCCATACAGACGCTGTGCAGGCTTTCGGACAGGTTCCCATCAATGTAGATGAGTGCCACATTGATATGTTAAGTGCCAGCGGCCATAAGCTGAACGGCCCGAAAGGAATCGGTTTTCTCTATATCCGGAAGGGAGTAAAAATCCGTTCTTTCATCCACGGAGGAGGACAGGAGAGAAAACGCCGCGCCGGAACAGAAAATGTACCAGGCATCATCGGACTTGGAAAAGCAGTGGAAAGAGCAGTGAACACGATGGATGTAAGAGCGCGGAAGGAAACAGAACTTCGTGATTATCTGATCGGCCGTGTTTTGGATGAAATTCCGTATACAAAGCTGAACGGGGAGAGGACAAAGCGTCTGCCTAACAATGCCAACTTCAGCTTCCGGTTTATTGAAGGGGAATCCCTTTTGATCATGCTGGATATGAAGGGAATCTGCGCTTCCAGCGGTTCTGCCTGCACATCCGGCTCACTGGATCCGTCTCATGTGCTTCTGGCGATCGGACTGCCGCATGAGATCGCTCACGGATCACTTCGACTGACCTTAAGTGATGAAACGACAAAGGAAGATATTGACTATGTAGTAGATGCTTTAAAGGAGATCGTATCTAAATTGAGAGATATGTCTCCTCTGTACGAAGATTTTGTAAAGAAAAACAAATAA
- a CDS encoding RrF2 family transcriptional regulator, translated as MKLSTKGRYGLRALIDLARYSEEEPVSISSIAARQDISEGYLEQLMALMKRAGLVKSIRGAAGGYVLAKSAKEISVGDVLRALEGKLEPAECAAFHPEKGCKASANCVTKYVWQKINDSINQTVDEIHLNELVEESKVLGENEENTEKACSRK; from the coding sequence ATGAAGCTTTCAACAAAAGGAAGATACGGGCTTCGCGCTCTTATTGATCTGGCAAGATACAGCGAGGAAGAGCCTGTTTCCATAAGCAGTATTGCGGCGCGCCAGGATATTTCGGAAGGATATCTGGAACAGCTGATGGCGCTCATGAAAAGAGCCGGTCTTGTAAAGAGTATTCGGGGAGCGGCAGGAGGATATGTGCTGGCAAAGTCTGCAAAAGAGATTTCTGTAGGAGATGTGCTTCGTGCTCTGGAGGGAAAGTTGGAACCGGCTGAATGCGCTGCTTTCCATCCTGAAAAGGGGTGCAAGGCTTCTGCCAACTGTGTAACGAAATATGTCTGGCAAAAGATCAATGACAGTATCAATCAGACTGTAGATGAAATCCATCTGAATGAACTGGTGGAGGAGAGCAAAGTTCTTGGCGAGAATGAGGAGAATACAGAGAAAGCATGCAGCAGAAAATAG
- a CDS encoding polysaccharide biosynthesis protein, whose protein sequence is MDQKHAIIKGAFILTLTGFATRFIGFFYRIFLSQSFGEESVGLYQLIFPVYALCFSLCCAGIETAVARNVAASSSLGDKKRAVIFLYCGLFLSFLPSCIMMLLMQKEADFIASFFLGEPRCAPLLIIISYAMPFAAVHSCICGYYIGLKKTRIPAISQLVEQIARVCSVFFLYRYFMERSLSAGISLAAVGLVMGEIFSSLFSLHAFRKEKRQTLLPASAVLPQKPGSWRNGMRGILQTSLPLTGNRVLLNILQSTEAVSIPAKLQIFGFSVSDSLSIYGVLTGMALPCILFPSAITNSISTMLLPAVAEIQAGGSIKKLREVIRKVFFCCFALGLACCFAFLLFGQLAGELLFHSQMAGQFIITLAWICPFLYTNSTLLSVINGLGKANISFLLNTAGLLLRIASVFFMIPLSGIRGYLWGLLISQGTVFLLCLMYLGLYIASICKKENRGVK, encoded by the coding sequence ATGGATCAGAAACACGCCATTATCAAAGGCGCATTTATTCTTACATTAACCGGTTTTGCTACCCGGTTTATCGGCTTTTTTTACCGTATCTTTTTAAGTCAGTCTTTCGGAGAGGAAAGCGTGGGGCTCTATCAGCTGATCTTTCCGGTTTATGCGCTTTGCTTTTCCCTGTGCTGTGCCGGTATTGAAACTGCCGTTGCAAGGAACGTGGCTGCAAGTTCTTCTCTGGGAGATAAAAAAAGGGCGGTTATATTTTTATACTGTGGCCTTTTTTTATCTTTCCTCCCCTCTTGTATCATGATGCTTCTTATGCAAAAGGAAGCAGATTTTATCGCTTCCTTCTTTTTAGGAGAACCGAGGTGTGCCCCTTTGCTTATTATCATCTCCTACGCCATGCCCTTTGCCGCTGTCCACAGCTGCATATGCGGGTACTATATCGGATTAAAAAAGACAAGGATACCAGCCATTTCACAGCTGGTTGAACAGATTGCCAGGGTGTGCTCTGTCTTCTTTCTTTACCGTTATTTTATGGAGCGCTCTTTGTCAGCCGGCATCTCTCTTGCTGCTGTCGGACTGGTAATGGGGGAAATATTTTCCTCCCTTTTTTCTCTCCACGCTTTTCGTAAAGAAAAAAGGCAGACGCTTCTTCCTGCTTCTGCAGTTCTTCCTCAAAAGCCGGGCAGCTGGAGAAATGGAATGAGGGGCATCCTTCAGACTTCTCTTCCTCTGACCGGCAACCGTGTACTTTTAAATATCCTCCAAAGCACAGAAGCCGTTTCCATCCCTGCAAAGCTCCAGATCTTCGGATTTTCTGTCAGTGACTCCTTAAGTATCTATGGGGTTCTGACCGGTATGGCTCTTCCCTGCATCCTCTTTCCATCAGCCATCACCAATTCCATCTCCACCATGCTCCTTCCCGCAGTTGCTGAAATCCAGGCTGGCGGAAGCATAAAAAAGCTTCGGGAAGTGATCCGGAAAGTCTTCTTCTGCTGTTTTGCCCTGGGGCTTGCCTGTTGCTTTGCCTTTCTCCTTTTTGGACAGCTGGCAGGCGAACTTCTTTTTCACAGTCAAATGGCCGGACAGTTTATCATAACTCTGGCCTGGATATGTCCCTTCCTCTATACAAACAGCACTCTTCTTAGCGTCATCAACGGACTAGGAAAGGCCAACATTTCTTTTCTGCTTAATACAGCCGGACTGCTTCTTAGGATTGCCAGCGTCTTTTTCATGATTCCTCTTTCGGGAATCCGCGGATACTTGTGGGGACTTCTTATCAGCCAGGGAACTGTCTTTTTGTTGTGTCTTATGTATCTCGGACTTTACATAGCGTCAATATGCAAAAAGGAAAACAGGGGAGTAAAGTAA
- a CDS encoding ClC family H(+)/Cl(-) exchange transporter: MEENKNISATIRRAERFQVILIGEGIIVGGIGGLVVILYRMILGCAGDWLNRILSFITGHPLLIAGWFMVLVLMALLTAALVSYEPLISGSGIPQLEGEIAGKIDQAWWRVLPAKFAGGFLCIFGGLALGREGPSIQLGAMAGKVVSRLLDRGKTEEKFLLTCGASAGLAAAFHAPLAGVMFSLEEVHKNFSVSVLISVMSASLTADFLATTILGRESVFSFELLKVLPTEYYGMILALGVLLGVLGAFYNWFTLKIQALYSCMTRMGNTGKILIPFLCAGVIGLFAPEMLGTGHMLIEELTAGEMALGTMVFFLVGRFLFSAVSFGSGAPGGIFFPMLIIGAFIGGIFAEAGHVFFGLEEIYLNNFVLLAMAGYFTAIVRAPLTGIILIFEMTGSVNQMLSLALVSIMAYIVATLMRSEPIYESLLRNLLKKRGEKVLERRGEKVLTECTVMLGSCAAGRRIREVEWPERCLLVSVRRGEEEIIPRGSTKIQTGDCLAFLTDEADSPAVIGEIRKICSENLTDFHVN; this comes from the coding sequence ATGGAAGAAAATAAAAATATTTCCGCCACAATCCGTCGTGCAGAACGATTTCAGGTTATTCTGATCGGCGAGGGGATAATCGTCGGGGGGATTGGCGGACTTGTAGTGATCTTATATCGAATGATCCTTGGATGCGCCGGGGACTGGCTAAATAGGATTTTAAGCTTCATAACCGGACATCCGCTGTTGATTGCCGGCTGGTTCATGGTTTTGGTTTTAATGGCGCTGCTGACAGCAGCACTTGTCTCATATGAACCGTTGATTTCAGGAAGCGGCATCCCGCAGTTGGAAGGGGAGATTGCCGGGAAGATCGATCAGGCCTGGTGGCGGGTGCTTCCGGCAAAATTTGCAGGAGGATTTCTCTGCATTTTTGGCGGTCTGGCTCTTGGACGGGAAGGTCCGTCCATTCAGCTGGGGGCCATGGCGGGAAAAGTTGTGTCACGCCTTCTTGACCGGGGAAAGACGGAGGAAAAATTTCTGCTCACCTGCGGCGCCAGTGCAGGTTTGGCCGCTGCCTTTCATGCGCCTCTTGCCGGAGTTATGTTCTCTTTGGAGGAAGTTCATAAGAATTTCTCTGTGTCTGTGCTGATTTCTGTCATGTCGGCTTCTCTTACAGCAGATTTTCTTGCCACAACAATTCTGGGGAGAGAATCTGTATTTTCTTTTGAACTTCTGAAAGTTCTGCCTACAGAGTATTATGGAATGATCCTTGCCCTTGGCGTCCTGCTTGGCGTTCTTGGTGCGTTTTATAACTGGTTTACCCTGAAGATCCAGGCATTGTACAGCTGCATGACAAGGATGGGAAACACAGGAAAAATCCTGATCCCCTTTTTGTGTGCGGGAGTCATTGGGCTTTTTGCTCCTGAAATGCTGGGAACAGGGCATATGCTTATTGAAGAGTTGACAGCAGGAGAGATGGCCCTTGGAACCATGGTATTTTTTCTGGTGGGAAGATTTCTGTTCTCCGCCGTCAGTTTTGGCTCCGGTGCGCCGGGAGGAATCTTTTTTCCTATGCTGATCATCGGTGCGTTTATCGGAGGTATTTTTGCGGAGGCAGGTCATGTCTTTTTCGGATTGGAGGAAATTTACCTGAATAACTTCGTTCTTCTTGCCATGGCCGGCTATTTTACGGCAATTGTCCGTGCGCCTCTGACCGGTATTATACTTATTTTTGAAATGACAGGTTCTGTCAATCAGATGCTCTCCCTGGCGCTTGTGTCTATCATGGCTTATATTGTAGCGACTTTAATGCGCTCAGAGCCGATTTATGAAAGCCTTCTTAGAAATCTTCTGAAAAAGAGAGGAGAAAAAGTACTTGAGAGGAGAGGAGAAAAAGTACTGACAGAATGTACGGTTATGCTTGGCTCCTGTGCGGCAGGAAGGAGAATCCGGGAAGTGGAATGGCCGGAGCGGTGCCTGCTTGTGTCCGTGCGAAGGGGAGAAGAAGAAATTATCCCAAGGGGAAGCACAAAAATACAAACAGGGGACTGTCTTGCCTTTTTGACCGATGAAGCAGACAGTCCGGCGGTAATCGGAGAAATCCGGAAAATATGCAGTGAAAATCTGACAGATTTTCATGTGAATTAA
- the rseP gene encoding RIP metalloprotease RseP, with amino-acid sequence MGIIIAILIFSFIIFFHELGHFVLAKLNGIEVQEFAIGMGPALFAKEYHGTLYAVRILPIGGYCAMGEDDEATDSPANFNNKSVWARISVIAAGPVFNFILAFVCAIVLIAFVGYDEPVIGSLDEGYPAQEAGLQPGDRIVEINGKNIHLFREVKTYNQFHQGEEVEIIFERDGIERGVILQPKYNEEISYYLLGINGAGNTRATPLKTLQYSAYEVKYWIDTTLSSLKMLVTGRIGIDQLSGPVGIVDVVDSTYKETRDYGALTVTVNMLNIAILISANLGVMNLLPLPALDGGRLVFLAIEAVRRKRISPEKEGDVHFAGIVVLMVLMVVVLFNDIQRVFF; translated from the coding sequence TTGGGAATCATCATTGCAATTTTAATCTTCAGTTTTATCATATTTTTTCACGAGCTGGGACATTTTGTTCTGGCAAAGCTCAATGGCATTGAGGTACAGGAATTTGCGATCGGAATGGGGCCGGCCCTTTTTGCAAAGGAGTATCATGGAACACTCTATGCGGTCAGGATCCTTCCGATCGGAGGATACTGTGCAATGGGGGAAGATGACGAGGCAACGGATTCACCTGCCAATTTCAATAATAAATCAGTGTGGGCAAGGATTTCCGTCATTGCTGCAGGTCCTGTCTTTAACTTTATCCTGGCCTTTGTCTGTGCGATAGTGCTGATCGCTTTCGTGGGATATGACGAGCCGGTGATCGGATCTCTCGACGAAGGATATCCGGCACAAGAGGCAGGTCTGCAGCCCGGAGACCGGATAGTGGAGATCAATGGAAAGAATATCCATCTTTTCCGAGAGGTGAAGACTTACAATCAGTTCCACCAGGGGGAAGAAGTGGAGATTATCTTTGAGAGGGACGGAATAGAGCGGGGAGTGATCCTGCAGCCAAAGTATAATGAAGAGATATCCTATTATCTTCTTGGAATCAACGGAGCGGGAAATACCAGGGCAACGCCTCTTAAAACATTGCAGTACAGTGCTTACGAGGTGAAATACTGGATCGACACGACTTTGTCCAGTCTGAAAATGCTTGTTACAGGGCGGATTGGAATAGACCAGCTCTCCGGGCCGGTAGGAATTGTGGATGTGGTAGATTCCACCTATAAGGAGACAAGAGATTATGGAGCGCTGACAGTGACCGTGAACATGCTGAACATTGCGATCCTGATATCAGCCAACCTGGGGGTAATGAATCTGCTTCCTCTTCCGGCACTTGATGGAGGGCGACTCGTGTTTCTCGCCATTGAGGCTGTGCGGAGGAAGAGGATTTCGCCGGAAAAAGAGGGGGATGTACACTTTGCCGGTATTGTTGTTTTGATGGTGCTGATGGTTGTTGTCCTGTTCAATGACATTCAGAGGGTATTTTTCTAG